The Prochlorococcus marinus XMU1404 region TTTGGATTTGTAGATATTCAGAATAATTGGGAAAGACTTTGGTCTTCAATTTTTCATAGTATATCTGCATATAACAATGCAGGTTTTTCTTTATTTTCAAATAGCCTTCAAGACTATAGAACAAATTTTTTGGTTAATAGTGTTTTTGTTTTTCTAATTGTTATGGGTGGACTAGGGTGGAGAGTTATTGATGATATTTGGAGTAATAAAGAAAATCTTTCATATAGAAAATTGAGTCTTCATTCAAGATTAGTTATTAGGACCAGTTTATCTCTTATATTATTCGGATCATTAGGATTCTTTATAACTGAATCATTGCTAAATAGTCAATTTTTCAATGATTTGAATTTGTTTCAAAGGTTGTTATCATCAATCTTTGAAACAGTGAGTGCAAGAACCGCAGGCTTTACAAATTACCCTATCTCCCTGAAATCTATTTCAGATACTGGCCTCTTGTTATTAATGACACTTATGTTTATTGGAGCTAGCACCGGAGGTACTGGTGGAGGCATAAAAACGACTACATTTATTGCTTTAATGGCTGCAACTAGGTCAACTTTAAGAGGCGAGAAAGATGTAATTATTAGTAATAGATTAATTTCAGATAAAGTTATTCTTAAGGCAGTTGGAATCACAGTAGGCTCATTGCTTTTCGTTCTTTTAATGGCAATGCTGCTAAGTACAACTAATACATTTGTTAAGAAAGAATCTTTTACATTCCTAGAAATTCTTTTTACCTGTATATCTGCATTCGCAACAGTTGGTTTTGATATTGGTTTAACTGCAAAATTAAATCATTTTGGTCAATTTATTCTTATTGTCGGTATGTTTGTGGGTAGACTTGGTATTTTATTGTTGTTAAGTGCACTTTGGCAGGCTCTTTATAAGAGTAGAATAGATAGACAAAAGAGAATTGGCTATCCTAGGGCTGATCTTTATGTTTAGGATTGACTGAGTTTTATTATGGCTGATTGGTGGCAGTGGTCTCAAAAGAAAGAAAGTGAAGCACTAACCTTTGGAGTCGTTGGGGTTGGAAGATTTGGAACAGCAGTTTGCAGAGAACTTATAAGTAATGGTGCAGATGTTTTAGCGGCAGATTATTCTGAAAAAGCTATTGATGATTTGAGGCAATTGGAACCTTCGATAGAAGCTAGAGTAGTTGATTGTACTGATGAAGAGTCTATGAGGGAATCTGGAATACTTGAAATGAATACTGTTGTAGTTGGTATAAGTGAACCTATTGAAGCAAGTATAACTACAACACTAATTGCTAAGGATAGTGAAGGAAGTAAAGTGCAAAGAGTAATAGCGAGAGCTACAAGTGACTTGCACGAAAAAATGTTAAAAAGGGTAGGTGCAGATAAAGTTGTCTTCCCTTCCAGAATGCAAGGAGAAAGATTAGGTTTAGAACTAGTTAGACCAAATCTAATAGAAAGATTAGAGCTTGATAACCAAACTGGTATAGATGAAATAACAGTCCCTGAGCAATTTATTGGAAGATCTTTGAGAGATTTAAATTTAAGGAAAAATTATTTAGTCAATGTTCTTGCAGCTGGACCTGCGGAAGAGTTAACAGTTAATCCTCCTGCAAAATATATTTTAGAAAGAGGAAATATTTTGGTAGTAATGGGAAAAACTGTAGATTTACAGAAATTACCGCAAAATTAATTATTTTTAATCAGATTTTTTATAATAACTAATCCTCTGAGGGGCTCTTTTTAATTTTCTAACGCCTTGTTTTTCCAGTTCATCTCTAATTTTATTTGTATTTAAATTATGTTCTGAAATAAGTGTTTTGCCCTCTTTCTCAAAGTAT contains the following coding sequences:
- a CDS encoding potassium transporter TrkG — encoded protein: MKFKSNVFKLKDAYRKLSVPQFTIVTGLFIIFFGTLILSSPLCSSSQVGLWEAFFTSTSAITVTGLTIIDIGVDLNFFGQVFLALMLLSGGLGLMAITIFLQGFVVKGTKLRTRLDKGKTLDEFGVGGIGRTFQSIAITATCIISFGAIVLYSFGFVDIQNNWERLWSSIFHSISAYNNAGFSLFSNSLQDYRTNFLVNSVFVFLIVMGGLGWRVIDDIWSNKENLSYRKLSLHSRLVIRTSLSLILFGSLGFFITESLLNSQFFNDLNLFQRLLSSIFETVSARTAGFTNYPISLKSISDTGLLLLMTLMFIGASTGGTGGGIKTTTFIALMAATRSTLRGEKDVIISNRLISDKVILKAVGITVGSLLFVLLMAMLLSTTNTFVKKESFTFLEILFTCISAFATVGFDIGLTAKLNHFGQFILIVGMFVGRLGILLLLSALWQALYKSRIDRQKRIGYPRADLYV
- a CDS encoding potassium channel family protein, with product MADWWQWSQKKESEALTFGVVGVGRFGTAVCRELISNGADVLAADYSEKAIDDLRQLEPSIEARVVDCTDEESMRESGILEMNTVVVGISEPIEASITTTLIAKDSEGSKVQRVIARATSDLHEKMLKRVGADKVVFPSRMQGERLGLELVRPNLIERLELDNQTGIDEITVPEQFIGRSLRDLNLRKNYLVNVLAAGPAEELTVNPPAKYILERGNILVVMGKTVDLQKLPQN